From a region of the Lactuca sativa cultivar Salinas chromosome 4, Lsat_Salinas_v11, whole genome shotgun sequence genome:
- the LOC111886220 gene encoding nucleolin 2 isoform X1 codes for MGKSRKKPDSEVDLDPVVVASPSTPIENEKIAMKQVVSSKKQKLDNGDKEQTVEKKNFGMEGEENTKEEQHNSSEEKKAEVSVSPTINSAETTEDAKRGRVSIKYEEKDRDDNSKEDHQTPTRSVEMHLAIKSAETTQDANRTSISNEDGDDNSKEDHHHHLETPTKSVEVPPAIESTPTTPVAKRARISNDHEEEDKDDNSKEDQPQLETPKKSDIDVEMFDASSSKKTAQTSLSSQSPGSKIVLMDNLSFSIQAKDVKNFFKNVGEIAEIHFDMKEDYFTGHGHVEFTTAEAAKEALKLNYTSLLDKPVKLYLATESDHQTTSHATGCKTLFLGNLSFSIEEDDVREFFKDVGEIAGIRFAIRNDRFMGYGYVEFTTAEAAQEALKLNNKVVLDRKVKLDLARERGASTSGSSFEKSNQSGGHAQGRTLYVRGFDYSHGFDNIRSTLEKHFGKCGEISRISIPKEYESGAPRGVAFIDFVESNAFSQALRLDKSEIGGFRIIVEEAKKGRADGREGSGYGSARGGSGGGWGRESGSGGGSSRASDAWHRESGGGNDYGRPGGGWHGESGSGGGSGRVSGGWHRESGSGSGGSDYGGGGSGRASGGWRREGGYGGGGNDYGGGGSGRASGGWHREGGYGGGYKGILGRGSGYGGGFSSSRVGMFNGGYGSSRGGGSRR; via the exons GTTGATTTGGATCCCGTGGTTGTAGCTTCACCCTCCACTCCAATAGAAAACG AGAAGATTGCCATGAAGCAAGTTGTTAGTAGCAAGAAACAGAAGCTTGACAATGGTGACAAGGAGCAGACTGTTGAAAAAAAGAATTTTGGAATGGAGGGAGAGGAGAACACTAAGGAAGAACAGCACAATTCTTCAGAGGAGAAAAAG GCTGAAGTGTCTGTGTCTCCAACAATAAACTCAGCAGAAACTACAGAAGATGCAAAGAGAGGTAGAGTCTCTATTAAGTATGAGGAAAAAGACAGGGATGATAATTCCAAGGAGGATCACCAAACCCCTACAAGAAGT GTTGAGATGCATCTAGCTATTAAGTCAGCAGAAACTACACAAGATGCAAACAGAACTAGCATCTCTAATGAGGATGGAGATGATAACTCTAAGgaggatcatcatcatcatctagaAACCCCAACGAAAAGT GTTGAGGTGCCTCCTGCTATAGAGTCTACACCAactacaccagttgcaaagagaGCTAGAATCTCTAATGATCATGAGGAAGAAGACAAAGATGATAATTCCAAGGAGGATCAACCACAACTAGAAACCCCAAAGAAAAGT GATATTGATGTTGAAATGTTTGATGCTTCATCATCTAAGAAAACG GCTCAAACTTCATTAAGCTCTCAATCCCCAGGATCAAAAATTGTGCTCATGGACAACTTGAGTTTCTCAATTCAAGCAAAAGATGT GaaaaatttcttcaaaaatgttggtGAAATTGCTGAAATCCACTTTGACATGAAAGAAGACTATTTTACGGGTCATGGGCATGTTGAATTCACAACTGCTGAAGCAGCTAAAGAG GCTCTCAAACTTAACTACACATCATTATTAGATAAGCCAGTGAAGCTTTATTTGGCAACAGAAAGTGATCACCAGACAACTTCTCATGCCACAGGATGCAAAACTTTATTTCTTGGCAATTTAAGTTTTTCAATCGAAGAAGACGATGT GAGGGAATTCTTCAAAGATGTTGGAGAAATTGCAGGAATCCGCTTTGCCATTAGGAATGATCGATTCATGGGCTATGGATATGTTGAGTTCACCACTGCAGAAGCTGCTCAAGAG GCTCTTAAACTAAATAACAAGGTAGTATTAGACCGAAAAGTGAAACTTGATTTGGCAAGGGAACGAGGTGCATCCACTTCGGGTAGCAG CTTTGAGAAATCTAACCAAAGTGGAGGACATGCTCAAGGAAGAACTTTATATGTTCGGGGATTTGATTATAGTCATGGTTTTGACAAT ATTAGGAGTACACTTGAAAAGCATTTTGGGAAATGTGGAGAGATCTCACGTATCTCCATACCCAAAGAGTATGAGTCAGGGGCTCCTAGAgg GGTTGCTTTTATCGACTTTGTAGAGAGTAATGCATTCAGTCAAGCTCTCAGACTCGATAAATCCGAGATTGGAGGCTTCAGGATAATCGTTGAGGAAGCCAAAAAAGGTAGAGCCGATGGTCGTGAGGGATCTGGATATGGCAGTGCCCGTGGTGGCTCCGGTGGTGGCTGGGGTAGAGAAAGTGGCTCAGGTGGTGGTTCTAGTAGAGCAAGTGATGCCTGGCATAGAGAAAGTGGTGGAGGAAATGACTATGGTAGACCAGGTGGTGGCTGGCATGGAGAAAGTGGCTCCGGTGGTGGTTCTGGTAGAGTCAGTGGTGGCTGGCATAGAGAAAGTGGCTCTGGTAGTGGAGGAAGCGactatggtggtggtggttctgGCAGAGCAAGTGGTGGCTGGCGTAGAGAAGGTGGATATGGTGGTGGAGGAAATGactatggtggtggtggttctgGTAGAGCAAGCGGTGGCTGGCACAGAGAAGGTGGATATGGTGGTGgctataagggtattttgggaagagGAAGTGGTTATGGTGGTGGGTTTAGTAGCAGCCGTGTGGGGATGTTTAATGGCGGCTATGGCAGTAGCAGAGGTGGAGGTAGCCGGAGATGA
- the LOC111886220 gene encoding nucleolin 2 isoform X2 has translation MGKSRKKPDSEVDLDPVVVASPSTPIENEKIAMKQVVSSKKQKLDNGDKEQTVEKKNFGMEGEENTKEEQHNSSEEKKAEVSVSPTINSAETTEDAKRGRVSIKYEEKDRDDNSKEDHQTPTRSVEMHLAIKSAETTQDANRTSISNEDGDDNSKEDHHHHLETPTKSVEVPPAIESTPTTPVAKRARISNDHEEEDKDDNSKEDQPQLETPKKSAQTSLSSQSPGSKIVLMDNLSFSIQAKDVKNFFKNVGEIAEIHFDMKEDYFTGHGHVEFTTAEAAKEALKLNYTSLLDKPVKLYLATESDHQTTSHATGCKTLFLGNLSFSIEEDDVREFFKDVGEIAGIRFAIRNDRFMGYGYVEFTTAEAAQEALKLNNKVVLDRKVKLDLARERGASTSGSSFEKSNQSGGHAQGRTLYVRGFDYSHGFDNIRSTLEKHFGKCGEISRISIPKEYESGAPRGVAFIDFVESNAFSQALRLDKSEIGGFRIIVEEAKKGRADGREGSGYGSARGGSGGGWGRESGSGGGSSRASDAWHRESGGGNDYGRPGGGWHGESGSGGGSGRVSGGWHRESGSGSGGSDYGGGGSGRASGGWRREGGYGGGGNDYGGGGSGRASGGWHREGGYGGGYKGILGRGSGYGGGFSSSRVGMFNGGYGSSRGGGSRR, from the exons GTTGATTTGGATCCCGTGGTTGTAGCTTCACCCTCCACTCCAATAGAAAACG AGAAGATTGCCATGAAGCAAGTTGTTAGTAGCAAGAAACAGAAGCTTGACAATGGTGACAAGGAGCAGACTGTTGAAAAAAAGAATTTTGGAATGGAGGGAGAGGAGAACACTAAGGAAGAACAGCACAATTCTTCAGAGGAGAAAAAG GCTGAAGTGTCTGTGTCTCCAACAATAAACTCAGCAGAAACTACAGAAGATGCAAAGAGAGGTAGAGTCTCTATTAAGTATGAGGAAAAAGACAGGGATGATAATTCCAAGGAGGATCACCAAACCCCTACAAGAAGT GTTGAGATGCATCTAGCTATTAAGTCAGCAGAAACTACACAAGATGCAAACAGAACTAGCATCTCTAATGAGGATGGAGATGATAACTCTAAGgaggatcatcatcatcatctagaAACCCCAACGAAAAGT GTTGAGGTGCCTCCTGCTATAGAGTCTACACCAactacaccagttgcaaagagaGCTAGAATCTCTAATGATCATGAGGAAGAAGACAAAGATGATAATTCCAAGGAGGATCAACCACAACTAGAAACCCCAAAGAAAAGT GCTCAAACTTCATTAAGCTCTCAATCCCCAGGATCAAAAATTGTGCTCATGGACAACTTGAGTTTCTCAATTCAAGCAAAAGATGT GaaaaatttcttcaaaaatgttggtGAAATTGCTGAAATCCACTTTGACATGAAAGAAGACTATTTTACGGGTCATGGGCATGTTGAATTCACAACTGCTGAAGCAGCTAAAGAG GCTCTCAAACTTAACTACACATCATTATTAGATAAGCCAGTGAAGCTTTATTTGGCAACAGAAAGTGATCACCAGACAACTTCTCATGCCACAGGATGCAAAACTTTATTTCTTGGCAATTTAAGTTTTTCAATCGAAGAAGACGATGT GAGGGAATTCTTCAAAGATGTTGGAGAAATTGCAGGAATCCGCTTTGCCATTAGGAATGATCGATTCATGGGCTATGGATATGTTGAGTTCACCACTGCAGAAGCTGCTCAAGAG GCTCTTAAACTAAATAACAAGGTAGTATTAGACCGAAAAGTGAAACTTGATTTGGCAAGGGAACGAGGTGCATCCACTTCGGGTAGCAG CTTTGAGAAATCTAACCAAAGTGGAGGACATGCTCAAGGAAGAACTTTATATGTTCGGGGATTTGATTATAGTCATGGTTTTGACAAT ATTAGGAGTACACTTGAAAAGCATTTTGGGAAATGTGGAGAGATCTCACGTATCTCCATACCCAAAGAGTATGAGTCAGGGGCTCCTAGAgg GGTTGCTTTTATCGACTTTGTAGAGAGTAATGCATTCAGTCAAGCTCTCAGACTCGATAAATCCGAGATTGGAGGCTTCAGGATAATCGTTGAGGAAGCCAAAAAAGGTAGAGCCGATGGTCGTGAGGGATCTGGATATGGCAGTGCCCGTGGTGGCTCCGGTGGTGGCTGGGGTAGAGAAAGTGGCTCAGGTGGTGGTTCTAGTAGAGCAAGTGATGCCTGGCATAGAGAAAGTGGTGGAGGAAATGACTATGGTAGACCAGGTGGTGGCTGGCATGGAGAAAGTGGCTCCGGTGGTGGTTCTGGTAGAGTCAGTGGTGGCTGGCATAGAGAAAGTGGCTCTGGTAGTGGAGGAAGCGactatggtggtggtggttctgGCAGAGCAAGTGGTGGCTGGCGTAGAGAAGGTGGATATGGTGGTGGAGGAAATGactatggtggtggtggttctgGTAGAGCAAGCGGTGGCTGGCACAGAGAAGGTGGATATGGTGGTGgctataagggtattttgggaagagGAAGTGGTTATGGTGGTGGGTTTAGTAGCAGCCGTGTGGGGATGTTTAATGGCGGCTATGGCAGTAGCAGAGGTGGAGGTAGCCGGAGATGA
- the LOC111886220 gene encoding nucleolin 2 isoform X3 — MKQVVSSKKQKLDNGDKEQTVEKKNFGMEGEENTKEEQHNSSEEKKAEVSVSPTINSAETTEDAKRGRVSIKYEEKDRDDNSKEDHQTPTRSVEMHLAIKSAETTQDANRTSISNEDGDDNSKEDHHHHLETPTKSVEVPPAIESTPTTPVAKRARISNDHEEEDKDDNSKEDQPQLETPKKSDIDVEMFDASSSKKTAQTSLSSQSPGSKIVLMDNLSFSIQAKDVKNFFKNVGEIAEIHFDMKEDYFTGHGHVEFTTAEAAKEALKLNYTSLLDKPVKLYLATESDHQTTSHATGCKTLFLGNLSFSIEEDDVREFFKDVGEIAGIRFAIRNDRFMGYGYVEFTTAEAAQEALKLNNKVVLDRKVKLDLARERGASTSGSSFEKSNQSGGHAQGRTLYVRGFDYSHGFDNIRSTLEKHFGKCGEISRISIPKEYESGAPRGVAFIDFVESNAFSQALRLDKSEIGGFRIIVEEAKKGRADGREGSGYGSARGGSGGGWGRESGSGGGSSRASDAWHRESGGGNDYGRPGGGWHGESGSGGGSGRVSGGWHRESGSGSGGSDYGGGGSGRASGGWRREGGYGGGGNDYGGGGSGRASGGWHREGGYGGGYKGILGRGSGYGGGFSSSRVGMFNGGYGSSRGGGSRR, encoded by the exons ATGAAGCAAGTTGTTAGTAGCAAGAAACAGAAGCTTGACAATGGTGACAAGGAGCAGACTGTTGAAAAAAAGAATTTTGGAATGGAGGGAGAGGAGAACACTAAGGAAGAACAGCACAATTCTTCAGAGGAGAAAAAG GCTGAAGTGTCTGTGTCTCCAACAATAAACTCAGCAGAAACTACAGAAGATGCAAAGAGAGGTAGAGTCTCTATTAAGTATGAGGAAAAAGACAGGGATGATAATTCCAAGGAGGATCACCAAACCCCTACAAGAAGT GTTGAGATGCATCTAGCTATTAAGTCAGCAGAAACTACACAAGATGCAAACAGAACTAGCATCTCTAATGAGGATGGAGATGATAACTCTAAGgaggatcatcatcatcatctagaAACCCCAACGAAAAGT GTTGAGGTGCCTCCTGCTATAGAGTCTACACCAactacaccagttgcaaagagaGCTAGAATCTCTAATGATCATGAGGAAGAAGACAAAGATGATAATTCCAAGGAGGATCAACCACAACTAGAAACCCCAAAGAAAAGT GATATTGATGTTGAAATGTTTGATGCTTCATCATCTAAGAAAACG GCTCAAACTTCATTAAGCTCTCAATCCCCAGGATCAAAAATTGTGCTCATGGACAACTTGAGTTTCTCAATTCAAGCAAAAGATGT GaaaaatttcttcaaaaatgttggtGAAATTGCTGAAATCCACTTTGACATGAAAGAAGACTATTTTACGGGTCATGGGCATGTTGAATTCACAACTGCTGAAGCAGCTAAAGAG GCTCTCAAACTTAACTACACATCATTATTAGATAAGCCAGTGAAGCTTTATTTGGCAACAGAAAGTGATCACCAGACAACTTCTCATGCCACAGGATGCAAAACTTTATTTCTTGGCAATTTAAGTTTTTCAATCGAAGAAGACGATGT GAGGGAATTCTTCAAAGATGTTGGAGAAATTGCAGGAATCCGCTTTGCCATTAGGAATGATCGATTCATGGGCTATGGATATGTTGAGTTCACCACTGCAGAAGCTGCTCAAGAG GCTCTTAAACTAAATAACAAGGTAGTATTAGACCGAAAAGTGAAACTTGATTTGGCAAGGGAACGAGGTGCATCCACTTCGGGTAGCAG CTTTGAGAAATCTAACCAAAGTGGAGGACATGCTCAAGGAAGAACTTTATATGTTCGGGGATTTGATTATAGTCATGGTTTTGACAAT ATTAGGAGTACACTTGAAAAGCATTTTGGGAAATGTGGAGAGATCTCACGTATCTCCATACCCAAAGAGTATGAGTCAGGGGCTCCTAGAgg GGTTGCTTTTATCGACTTTGTAGAGAGTAATGCATTCAGTCAAGCTCTCAGACTCGATAAATCCGAGATTGGAGGCTTCAGGATAATCGTTGAGGAAGCCAAAAAAGGTAGAGCCGATGGTCGTGAGGGATCTGGATATGGCAGTGCCCGTGGTGGCTCCGGTGGTGGCTGGGGTAGAGAAAGTGGCTCAGGTGGTGGTTCTAGTAGAGCAAGTGATGCCTGGCATAGAGAAAGTGGTGGAGGAAATGACTATGGTAGACCAGGTGGTGGCTGGCATGGAGAAAGTGGCTCCGGTGGTGGTTCTGGTAGAGTCAGTGGTGGCTGGCATAGAGAAAGTGGCTCTGGTAGTGGAGGAAGCGactatggtggtggtggttctgGCAGAGCAAGTGGTGGCTGGCGTAGAGAAGGTGGATATGGTGGTGGAGGAAATGactatggtggtggtggttctgGTAGAGCAAGCGGTGGCTGGCACAGAGAAGGTGGATATGGTGGTGgctataagggtattttgggaagagGAAGTGGTTATGGTGGTGGGTTTAGTAGCAGCCGTGTGGGGATGTTTAATGGCGGCTATGGCAGTAGCAGAGGTGGAGGTAGCCGGAGATGA